The genomic stretch cggcgattcgaatcgattaaacccagctggggattcagtaccacacgacatatgtagaacttaatcttgcatatgtcaaccttttctatagatcctcccatacaagaacgggtccagcgtcacccgagagtacagtacaccaccatcctacagccaatctagatgtttcccggtcatctcagatccgtaaggtgggtacacgctactctcgccatctttccactcccagtacgcggttagccgttctcaagtatcggaatagctataggtaaggcttaccgccgcatgtgggctgtactcaaaggtctcaatcacaacaggccaacaacggtacggtccttaatcgactcagttggagacactactttaagactccattcttaaagcaagtccaccgaccggtctcaagttgaacatTATTGAccttaaaagtattccacaacaacccttcaaactttctcatttgaaaacttatctaataagcaggactaagcatactaagcattttcataaagcaagtatcaaggttaatattgaaatcatcaaggtagataatgcagcaaataggattcactcaactcctattcacctaatgcatcatattaactcaagtgatataaataactttatgaaaatacaaggatagggtttaatgtccggggcttgccttgatcGGAGGGGACGTTCGGAAACTCAACTACTctcgaaggatccacaaactcggaagaaacccactggggatcagattcttccggagcgtattctatacgtaaaagtgcatatgcatgattatgatatactcaAGGTATGATAAAGACAAGTTATATGTGCTTGGATAACAACAATAAACATGACTATCTCGAGTACAATCtaccttcatggtaaagaaacaaacaaagcaaactatcAAAGCATAAATCACTACTAAACaaactttattatttttattaagcAATATTGTGAATTTATCATACCATAAAGAtatgaaaataaatcataaccaaggagcatatcatgctaagtaaccatggttgtcaaacaatccaaaatttCACCCAAATTCTAAAGGGattattatttctatttcttttataagcattttaaatagctttattaagaaacAGAGCATACTTGATCAAACAGAGCTGGAATTAATCATGAAGCTAAATAACATTAACACAAgctcacatattaaatttcatgatttttggatatacccataatttactaaaaatcatggaaggttTATTCATTAATACACAAAGGCAATTTATGTATACATAAAAAAATTATCAGAAAATAAAACCTAACATTTTTATTAGGCTCTATCCATTTTATGtaagctatacaaaaattttcaaaatttttggatcactaAACAATTTAATACACAAATTCAAAAATAAACCAAAaactgcataaaaagaaaaagaaaacaacacTGTACCCCTGCGGCCCAGAAGCTTGGCCCAAGCTCGCGTGAAACTTGGCCCAGCCGGCCTTCCCCCGCGCGCGCTGACGGTTTTGCAGAAAAGCCCTCGGCTTTCTTTGAAACCAACCCGTAGACCAGGCTACTGTTCACATGAGTCTACGGCTTTGCAAACAAACCCCTCCCTCTTCTCGTCTTTACAACTGCGAGGTCCCCGATGCACCCGGCCGTCCAGAGCGCGACATCCCGCGGCGGcgtggcttacgccggccaactCCGGTCACCCCGAGCCAAACTGAGGCGAGCACAAGCACCAGCAAGCAACCCGCAACCGAACAAGCTAGCAAACCCGTACTCTACTGCTCTAGCGAGCTCTGGCCACGAGCGACGGCGGACATGGCCGCGGCGGTGCTTACGCCGGTGGCTCTAGACCGGTAGAGATAGGAATAAGAGGTCAGGAAGCATCGACATCTCACCCTGGGTGTGTTGACGCAGAGAGAAGTAGCGGAGAACAACCGGGTGATGCTCGTCCACGCGACCAGTGACTCCGGCGGCGAGCTCCGACGAAGAAGACGATGTTCCGGCGACAGCTGTGAAGCAAAGAAGAAAAGAGTGAGCCGATGAGCATCACAAGGTCATGGCGAAGCAAAgacgagagaaagagagaacaGAAAGTTGCCCGGATGGGCTGACCACGACGAGCTTGACCCCGGTGGCGCTCTGTCGCCGGCGGAAAGGAGAATGGTGAATTCCGGTGCTCTGGTGCGAAAGAGGGAAGAAGGGTGGGTTCTGGAGATGCGCAAGGAAGTGATGAAGATATGCCCACGGTGAATTTGGATATGAATCAACCGTGGCGGTGAATTTTGGATTGGAGTGGAGAGCTGTCCGTCGGTGCTCCGGTGGCAATTGACGTCGGTGAGTGCAGCAGAGAAGGGCACGTCGCGCCTCTGGTTGCCAGCAGTTGTTCCACATCGTCACGGACGTGAACACGCGCTTGGACGGGATGAAACGGCGGTTCACGAGTCGGCAAACGCCGATCGACGCTCGGCGGCACACCGCCATGAACAGGGTCGAGCTTATCCCCCTTTTCCCCAAAATACCCTTTCTGAAAACATAAAATTACTCTGGGATTTTGAATAGAAGATGAAAATatgccaaaataaaagttgtacaaaAATTTGTgaactacaaaacatcttttggtggccagagcTAAATCTGAGTGGAAATTAGCTAAATTTgccaaacagttttgaaattcaagctcaattccaaatttttgaattggggcaaaacagaatttccaaaattacttttgattttgtaaaacaacttgaaaaactcccaacatgaaagttgttcaacttttcaagccctacaactctcatgttgaccatttttcaaaattccaaacagattttgaattggagatttaagtttgaaaaggggacactttccggaaatctgtattttcaaaattactttgaattttgtactgaaacttcaaaaactcaaaacaccaaagttgtacatcttgacaagacctacaactttgcttttaaactcaacttcaaattctgcttggtttttgaattgcacaaaagggggcaaatctagggttttggaaactagggtttccccccttaagctctcggaaaaactttcacccaaagtttttaaactccaaaacaagcatccatacataaattaaacacactttaaatccctaaacacattcatccaaaataaacttattttaggttaatgcatcagggtttacttaacactaaactatgcaatgctcatgatgacatgtcatgttTTAATTCGCTTAACACCAGAGTGTTACAAAGGCTGACGCCCGAAGCCAAAGGTATGTGCTCGGTCCTCCCCTACTCTGCTCCCTTGAACTGGATGGTAGATGATCTGCTCTGTTTCTTGATTTGTTTCCTGCTCTCTGTTTCTTGATTTGTTTCCTGCTTGAACTAACTGAACTGACATGCATGCTCTGGTTCTGTGATTATATCTGATTGCTTGACTGCTTGTTTTGAAATGAAATCAGATTGCATGTTCTGAAACTGAAACTCAGATTTGCTGATTGCTACAGCCTACAGGCATACTGATTGAAAGTGTATGTTTGTAATTTGTTTGACTGCTTGTTCTGAAATCAGATTGCATGTGTATGTTTGTAATTTGTGGATTGTTCAGATGACAGAAACAGGGGGTCAACCTGACTCTGAAAGTGCAACAGCCAAAGCGAATGTCCTGAGAAGGAACTCAGATGATGTGGGATGGGAGTTTGGGGTTCTTGTTAATCCAAACAACAAGGACCAGGTGAAGTGCATACTCTATGACAAGGTCATGTATGGAGGGGTTTATCGGTTGAAGCAGCATATTGCTCAGGAAGGAAAGAATGCAAAGAAATGCCAGGGCACGAAGACCTCCAAAGATAAGTTAAAGGAGGCTCAAGAAAAGTGTAAGAAAGCACTAGATGGAGCAAAAAGGAAGAGGGAGGAGAAGACTGTTCGTGAGCTAGAACTTAGAGAGGAAGTTCATGTATCTAGGGTTGGAACCTCAGAGGAAGTCACTTGTGTTGGAAGTTCAGAGCCTCACAAATTAGGCCCCATGGATAAATGGACAAGAGCTATTGATCCTACAGCAACCAAATCTGAATCTTTGACTCAACAGAAGCTGAACAAGGAACTTTGGAAAGAAAGATTACATGAGGTGCATAAATATATCGCAAGATGGGCCTATAACCATGGTAATTTCCTTGCTGTTTTTTATTTCAGATTTCATTGGATGCTATGCTACTACCTATTGCTGCAGTACTGCACTAATTTTGTAACACTGGCAGCAATACCATTCAATGCTTGTGACAACGATGAGTTCAAGCAAATGTGTGAAGCAATTGGACAATTTGGGCCTGGAATTGAACCTCCAACTATGTTTGACCTGAGAGGGAGATTGCTAGAAGAAGAACATGCAAGAACCAAGAGTTTGCTGCAAGAACGTGAAGCCGAGAAGATGAAGAATGGGTGCTCTATTATGACCGATGCTTGGTCAGATAAGAAGAGGAGAAGCATAATGAATGTGTGCACTAATTGTGCTGATGGAACCagttttatttcctcaaaagaGATGTCAGATGTGTCACACACAAGTGAAGTCATATTTGAACTAGTGGACAAAGCAATTGAGTTAGTTGGTGAGGATGATGTGGTGCAAGTTGTGACTGACAATGCTTCTAACAACATGGGAGCAAAGAAGCTGCTGCATGAGAAGAGACCACAGATCTTTTGGACCTCTTGTGCAGCTCACACAATCAACTTGATGCTCCAAGGAATTGGCAACATTCCTCGATTCAAGAAGGTGGTTGACCAAGCAAAGGCATTCACCATATTTGTCTATGGGCACACAAGAACACTAGAGTGCATGAGATACTTCACTGAGGGGAGAGAGATAGTAAGGCCAGGAGTGACTAGGTTTGCTTCAAACTTTCTGACTTTGGAAAGCATACAAGAGAAGAAGGACCAACTAAGAAAGATGGTGGTTCATAGTAGGTGGGACTCACTGAAGGATGTGAAATCAAAGAAGGGAAAAAATGCTACAGCAACTATATTGAATCCAAATTTTTGGAAGGATGTGAAGTTGACATTGGCTGTTTTTGAGCCATTGTTCAAAGTTCTTCGTTTGGTTGATGGAGATGTGAAGCCATCCATGGGTTTCGTATATGGAGAACTATTGAAGGCAAAGAGACAGATCAAAGAGGCGTTTGGCAATGTTGAGTCCCGTTTCAAGGATGTTATTGCTATTGTTGAGAAGAAGATGGCTGGAAGACTTGATTCTCCATTGCATTTGGCAGCTTATTTGCTGAATCCACACTATAGTTATGCTGATCCATCAATTTTTGATGTCCCCAAAATAACAGTAGGTTTTATCAGTTGTGTGGACACTTTTTATTATCATGATGAGGAAATGCAAGAACAAGCTGCCAATGTTGAACTCCAGAAGTTTCAGAATAGAGAAGGACCATTTAACAAGAAACTTGCAAGGACTTTTGAAAACTTTGAATATAATCCAGGTAAAAGTTGTTTCATGATTATACATGGCTGTTTGTTGTGATCATCTAACAAGAAAATCTGCTATAACTACTAATTAATAGTGTTTATTTCAGCATCATG from Sorghum bicolor cultivar BTx623 chromosome 3, Sorghum_bicolor_NCBIv3, whole genome shotgun sequence encodes the following:
- the LOC8072119 gene encoding uncharacterized protein LOC8072119 encodes the protein MGCRIGTVTGVDRVSAYQPHNGDRGGPLHVLKLKLRFADCYSLQMTETGGQPDSESATAKANVLRRNSDDVGWEFGVLVNPNNKDQVKCILYDKVMYGGVYRLKQHIAQEGKNAKKCQGTKTSKDKLKEAQEKCKKALDGAKRKREEKTVRELELREEVHVSRVGTSEEVTCVGSSEPHKLGPMDKWTRAIDPTATKSESLTQQKLNKELWKERLHEYCTNFVTLAAIPFNACDNDEFKQMCEAIGQFGPGIEPPTMFDLRGRLLEEEHARTKSLLQEREAEKMKNGCSIMTDAWSDKKRRSIMNVCTNCADGTSFISSKEMSDVSHTSEVIFELVDKAIELVGEDDVVQVVTDNASNNMGAKKLLHEKRPQIFWTSCAAHTINLMLQGIGNIPRFKKVVDQAKAFTIFVYGHTRTLECMRYFTEGREIVRPGVTRFASNFLTLESIQEKKDQLRKMVVHSRWDSLKDVKSKKGKNATATILNPNFWKDVKLTLAVFEPLFKVLRLVDGDVKPSMGFVYGELLKAKRQIKEAFGNVESRFKDVIAIVEKKMAGRLDSPLHLAAYLLNPHYSYADPSIFDVPKITVGFISCVDTFYYHDEEMQEQAANVELQKFQNREGPFNKKLARTFENFEYNPASWWRLYGTETPALQKMATRILSLTSSSSGCERNWSGFDAVHTKRRNRLTVDRISKLVYIQFNNRLLNKRAKIKSKKITDVLLSSDTTEAQGFLQENGDDLAAVVFRDDEDEELMEGTGIPWSVLGDAVGAEEQLQPRRSARVRELYEGEEFQSEEEEFDEDEDDYVMDEPY